In a genomic window of Lacrimispora sp. BS-2:
- the pgmB gene encoding beta-phosphoglucomutase: MKYKAVIFDLDGVICHTDRYHYQAWKQIADELGVYFDEKINNRLRGISRMESLEIILENYHGDMNQEEKTSLAEKKNEIYKELLKHMSPEDLSKEVKETLDALRLKGLKLAIGSSSKNAGFILERLGLSGYFDAISDGNNITKSKPDPEVFIKAAGFLSEDPENCLVIEDAKAGLEAAKAGNMDCGAIGAGISCNIATYVLNTFSDLLDIVEP, encoded by the coding sequence AGATACCATTATCAGGCCTGGAAGCAGATTGCAGATGAACTGGGCGTTTATTTCGATGAAAAAATCAATAACCGTTTGCGGGGAATAAGCCGCATGGAAAGCCTGGAGATTATTTTAGAGAACTATCACGGAGATATGAACCAGGAAGAAAAGACGTCTTTAGCAGAAAAGAAAAATGAGATCTATAAGGAATTACTAAAACATATGAGCCCGGAAGATCTTTCTAAAGAAGTTAAGGAAACACTGGATGCCCTCCGCTTAAAAGGGCTGAAGCTTGCCATTGGCTCTTCCAGTAAGAATGCAGGATTTATCTTAGAGCGCCTTGGACTTTCCGGGTATTTTGACGCCATTTCTGACGGAAATAATATTACTAAATCCAAACCCGATCCGGAAGTGTTTATAAAAGCGGCCGGATTCCTTTCTGAGGATCCGGAAAACTGCCTTGTAATAGAAGATGCCAAAGCCGGACTGGAGGCTGCTAAAGCCGGAAATATGGACTGTGGGGCAATTGGGGCTGGGATATCCTGTAACATTGCAACTTATGTATTAAACACATTCTCTGATTTGCTGGATATCGTAGAACCATAA
- a CDS encoding LacI family DNA-binding transcriptional regulator, whose product MATIKEIAEMAGVSAATVSRVLNFDDTLNVQDETKQRVFEAAERLEYQMRNKKKYKKKLKLGMISSYSLEEELEDTFYLSVRIAIERKIEEEGFKKFTVNLGDSVESTSNLDGLICLGTFSESMVNKVKDFHKPAVFVDALGDLDLFDSVVTDLKHSVKKVLSYFLQEGHKKIAFIGGRDVDADGKEVVDLRVPIYRSFMEERGILNEDYIKIGGYTPKHGYRLGKELLAMEERPSAIFTANDSLAVGCYKAIQEAGLGIPEDISVIGFNDISIAKYLVPPLTTVHIYMDFMGSQAVSILAERIYSGREISMHISLPTKLMVRGSVSKWKGGN is encoded by the coding sequence GTGGCAACAATTAAAGAAATAGCTGAGATGGCAGGCGTTTCTGCTGCGACCGTATCTCGTGTCCTTAATTTTGATGACACGTTAAATGTACAGGACGAGACGAAACAAAGGGTGTTTGAGGCCGCAGAGCGGTTAGAATATCAGATGCGGAACAAGAAGAAGTATAAAAAGAAATTAAAGCTTGGCATGATATCTTCCTATTCCCTGGAAGAGGAATTAGAAGATACCTTTTATCTGTCTGTACGCATTGCGATAGAGAGGAAAATAGAAGAGGAAGGGTTTAAAAAGTTTACGGTCAATTTAGGGGATTCGGTAGAAAGCACATCGAATCTGGACGGATTGATCTGCCTTGGGACCTTTAGCGAATCCATGGTAAACAAGGTAAAAGACTTTCATAAGCCGGCTGTTTTTGTGGATGCATTAGGTGATCTGGATTTATTTGATTCCGTGGTAACGGATCTAAAGCACTCTGTAAAGAAGGTGCTCAGCTATTTTTTACAGGAAGGCCACAAAAAGATTGCATTTATCGGAGGCCGTGATGTGGATGCTGACGGGAAAGAAGTGGTGGATTTAAGGGTTCCTATTTACCGTTCCTTCATGGAAGAGAGAGGGATTTTAAATGAGGATTATATTAAAATAGGCGGCTATACGCCTAAGCATGGATACAGGCTTGGAAAAGAACTCCTGGCTATGGAAGAAAGGCCAAGCGCTATCTTTACTGCAAACGATTCTTTAGCCGTTGGCTGCTATAAAGCCATACAGGAGGCAGGTCTTGGAATTCCGGAGGATATCAGTGTGATCGGATTTAATGATATCTCCATTGCTAAATATTTGGTTCCCCCTCTTACAACGGTTCATATTTATATGGATTTTATGGGTTCTCAGGCGGTAAGCATACTGGCTGAAAGGATATATTCCGGCCGTGAGATCAGTATGCATATTTCATTACCAACAAAATTAATGGTTCGGGGAAGTGTCAGTAAATGGAAGGGCGGGAATTAG
- a CDS encoding MarR family transcriptional regulator, producing MMKQIKKQLEILNQQEKELTAIYHSAAIKFGISDSEFWVWYSLLVLGGEYSQQDICDMWSLPKQTVNSVIANLTKKGFVFLETVPGTRNRKIIRLTEAGKRFGENRVLHIYEAEQRAIEKMPEQELQTYIALMGKYITLLREEINKE from the coding sequence ATGATGAAACAGATCAAAAAGCAACTGGAAATTTTAAACCAACAGGAAAAGGAGCTTACAGCGATCTATCACAGCGCTGCTATCAAATTCGGGATTTCTGACAGTGAATTTTGGGTATGGTATTCCCTTTTAGTCTTGGGAGGCGAGTATTCCCAGCAAGATATCTGCGATATGTGGTCTTTGCCGAAACAGACCGTTAACTCCGTAATAGCAAATTTAACAAAAAAGGGCTTTGTATTTCTGGAAACAGTTCCAGGCACACGCAACCGGAAGATCATCCGTCTGACGGAAGCAGGAAAAAGGTTTGGCGAAAACAGGGTTCTGCATATATATGAAGCAGAACAGAGAGCCATAGAAAAGATGCCGGAACAGGAACTGCAGACATACATCGCGTTGATGGGGAAATATATTACCCTTTTGCGTGAAGAAATCAATAAAGAATAA